The Microterricola viridarii nucleotide sequence GCTCGCCCGTCCAGCCGAGCTGGCGCATCACCATGAACAGCGGGATGATGCCGAGCTGGGTCGGGATGGCCATGGTGGCGATGACGAAGATCATCAGGCCGTCGCGGCCGCGGAAGCGGAGCTTGGCGAAGGCGTAGCCGGCCAGCGTGGAGAACACCACGACGGAGACGGTGATGACGAGGGAGATGATGATGCTGTTGCCGAGCGCCTTCCAGAACGGGATGGCGTCCAGCACCTTGGCGGCGTTGGCGAGGAAGTTGCCGCCCGGGATGAGCGGCAGCGTCTCGCCGCGGGTGGCGTTCGTGCCGCTGGCGACCACGAACGACCACCACAGCGGGTACGCGGTGCCGAGCATGAAGGCGGTGAGCAGGCCGTAGACGAGGAAGCCGGGGCGGTCGCCGGCGCCGCGGCGCAGCCGCAGGCGCTTGCGGGCGGGTGCCTGCGGCCGCGCGGCGGACTCGCCGGGCGCGGCCGGGGCGGCCTCGGTGAGTGTGCTGGTCATGACCGACCTCCTCGGTAGTTCTTGAGCGCGCGGGCCGTGCGCTTGTCGTTGCTGCGCTGCTCGGCGCTGGCGATCCGCTGCGAGAGGAAGAAGTTCAGCAGGCCGATCAGCACGATGAGGATGAAGAGCAGGAAGGCGATGGCCGAGGCCTTGCCGAGGTTCTGGCGGAAGAACGCCATCTCCCAGAGGTAGAGCACCGTGGTCTGGAACTGCCGGTCGGCGCCGCCGATGCCACCCGCGCTGGAGACGTCGAACAGCTTCGGCTCGGTGAAGATCTGCAGGCCGCCGATGGTCGCCGTGATGACGACGAAGACGAGGGTGGGGCGGATGCTGGGGATCGTGAGGGAGAAGAAGCGGCGGATCGGGCCGGCGCCGTCGATGGCGGCCGACTCGTAGATGTCGCGCGGCACCGCCTGCATCGCGGCGAGCAGGATGAGCGCGTTGTAGCCGGTCCAGCGCCAGTTCACCATGCTGGCGATGGCGATGTGGCTGGCGAAGACGTCGTGCTTCCAGGCGACCGGGTCGAGGCCGAAGACGCCGAGGATGTTGTTGACGAGCCCGGACTGCTCGTTGAACACGCTGGAGAAGATCAGCGTCACCGCGACGGGGGTGACAACGTAGGGCAGCAGCACGCTCATCCGCCAGAAGGTCTTGGCGCGGAGGTTCTGGTCGAGCACGGCGGCGAGGGCGAGGGCGACGAAGATCTGCGGGATCGCCGAGAGCAGGAAGATGCTCACCGTGTTGAAGATGGAGTTCCAGAAGAAGCGGTCGCCGAGGATCGTGACGAAGTTCTCGAGCCCGACGAACTCGCCC carries:
- a CDS encoding carbohydrate ABC transporter permease, translating into MTSTLTEAAPAAPGESAARPQAPARKRLRLRRGAGDRPGFLVYGLLTAFMLGTAYPLWWSFVVASGTNATRGETLPLIPGGNFLANAAKVLDAIPFWKALGNSIIISLVITVSVVVFSTLAGYAFAKLRFRGRDGLMIFVIATMAIPTQLGIIPLFMVMRQLGWTGELGAVIVPTLVTAFGVFFMRQYLVDVIPDELIEAARVDGAGQFRTFLTVAVPAARPAMAILALFTFMTAWTDYLWPLIVLNPGNPTLQTALGQLQSGYYIDYSIVLTGAVMATIPLLVLFIVAGKQLISGIMQGAVKG
- a CDS encoding carbohydrate ABC transporter permease yields the protein MTSTLNRPPAGSAQAPADGPAPRKAAPWRRRMSALDSKASPYLYISPFFVLFGIVGLFPLLYTAVVSMHDWDLLKGQGEFVGLENFVTILGDRFFWNSIFNTVSIFLLSAIPQIFVALALAAVLDQNLRAKTFWRMSVLLPYVVTPVAVTLIFSSVFNEQSGLVNNILGVFGLDPVAWKHDVFASHIAIASMVNWRWTGYNALILLAAMQAVPRDIYESAAIDGAGPIRRFFSLTIPSIRPTLVFVVITATIGGLQIFTEPKLFDVSSAGGIGGADRQFQTTVLYLWEMAFFRQNLGKASAIAFLLFILIVLIGLLNFFLSQRIASAEQRSNDKRTARALKNYRGGRS